A region of the bacterium genome:
GCATGTGAATGGTAATCACGTTCAGGCGATAGAACAGATCTTCGCGGAAGCTGCCCTTCTCCACCTCGCGGGCCAGCGATTTGTTGGTGGCCGAGACGATCCGCACGTCCACCTTCCGGTTCTCGGTGTCGCCCACCCGGCGAAACTCGCCCTCCTGCAGAACCCGCAGCAATTTGGTCTGCACGGATACGGGAATATCCGCCACCTCATCGAGGAAGAACGTCCCGCCGTTGGCCACATCGAGCAGTCCCCGCTTGTCGGATACCGCGCCGGTGAAAGATCCCCGTTTGTGACCGAACAACTCGCTTTCCAGCAGCGTCTCCGACAGATTCCCGCAGAATTGCGCAATAAACGGCTTGTCCCGCCGATGACCGTTGTAGTGCAACGCGCGCGCCACCAGCTCCTTGCCCGTGCCCGATTCTCCCTCCAGGAGCACCGAGATATCGGAATGGATGATCTTCCCCAGCATCTCGAACACCTGCTGCATCTTCGGCGAGGTTCCGATGATCTCCCGGAAATGATACGTTCGCTGCACCTCGCTCCGAAGCTGATAGTTCTCGTCGCGCAGCCCCTCCATCAGACGCGCGTTCTCGATCGCGATGGCCGCCAGATTGGAGAACGCGCGCAGAAATCCCAGAGAATCGTCCGTGAAACCCGAGCGACGGGTCCGGCTGTCCAGATAGATGGCTCCGAGAATCTTTCCGCGCAGAACGAACGGAACCGACATCACGGCGTGAATCTGTTTGAAAATCACCGACTCCGACCCCGAGAAGCGCGGATCGGCCTGCGCGTCCACGGTCAATACGCCCTGCTGCGACTGCATCGCTTCCTGAACGATGGAGTGGCTGATGTCGGATATGGAAAGCGCGGCGTCGGGCTCGATGTTCCGCGCCGTGCGCACGATCAGCTTGTCCGAAGTGTCGTCCTCGTGTAAAACAAGAAATCCCCGCTCAGCGTCCACCGTCTGCAGGGCTACGTCCATCACCCGTTCCAGAAGACGATCAATGTCAACGATGGTGTTCAGGACTTGCGAGATCTCGAACAGCGCGTGAAGCTGCTCGCGCGGAAGCATGTTGGCAATGGGAGCCTTGGTCCAAGTCTGCGGAATTGCGTCTTCCATCATTTCCAATACTCTGGGTTGTATGCCTCAAAGCTGTGTGTCGCCAGGGTGTCTGGCTCCTTACAAAGGAACAGACCGGGCTGTGATGTTCGTGAATCTCCATTCTGTTCGGTTACCGTTAAATACCACTGGTACCGACGCGATGAATCTTCCTGGGTACTCGGCAGCGTTCGGGTAACCTTCACCGAATCAACGTTCGCGGGTATGCCGGTGGTGTCCCACATCGTGCGTTCATACAATATCACGCGCACTGAGTACGTATGCCCGTCATTTGGTGAACCCCATGCGTACCAAGAAAGAACCGGTTGAAGTGAGACCCACTCGTAGTTATCCGGCCTCCGGACGATCGGCGGATTGCGCGCCGGAACGTTGTACACCGCCCAGCCTCGCGCCGTAGCCCCCGAATCGTCAACCGCCGTTACCCAGATGGTATCTCCATCAAGATCATCTCTCCAACGCACGTCCAAGTCATTCTCGGAAATCCGCAAAAAAAACAATCCGATCTGGCCGTCATAGGACATGTAGCCGAGCGCGATATCCTCAATGACCGCCGATACCAAGTCATAGCGCAAATTGAGGTCGGGATCGGTCACGTTGCACGAGATCTCCATGCTGTGGAAATCATCGCTGCTGATTTGAATATGAGTGACCGCCCGCACTTGGCCGACCTGAGGCGGACGGTTCGGTGGCAACGGTGAGATATGGTAGGGAGACAGGGGATCCACCGGATTATCGCGTTCTGGCGTCCATGCGCAGCCCGAGGCGACCAAGAAGATCAAAATCAGTAGCCAAGACCGACCCATGGATCCTCCAGTGCAAGATGGTTATAAGATAACAGTCTGTGCGTGCAAATCAAGACGAGAACAACGCATTTTTCGTGATTCTGCGCAACAGATAAAAAATACCTATGCCCAGATTCAGGCATAGGTTCTGCAAGAAATACAAAAACAATATGTTGGCTACTTCAGAAGTATCACCGAGCGGGCCGCCGTGCGGATGCCGTCCAGCTCGGCAATCACGAAGTAGATGCCGCTCGGAACAGAGCCACCATTCCAGCGGATTAGGTGGTTACCGGGGGCAAACCGACTCGACGCAAGTACGGCAATCTCCTCCCCCAAAACATTGAAGGCGAGAACCCGAATATAGCCCGACCGAGGCACCTCGAAGGGAATCACTGTCATCGCATTGAACGGATTGGGATAGGGCGGAGACAGAACGAATTCCCGGCTGAGCGGATCAGCTACCGGATTCGGTGCGGCCGACGGGGAATGATAATAGAAGAAACGTCCAATATCCGGCAGAGTCCCGTCCGGGTCATACGGACAGCGCGAGGAATCTGCCGCATTGATACAGGGCGACGTCTCATGGAGTCCATAGTACAATTCCACGTCCTCCAGTTTCCTCCAATCACCCCATTCACCCTGCAGCAGGAAACCCGGATTCGTGAAGTAGGAAGGTCCGCGAAATACGATGCTGTCGTAGTTATTGTTGTTCTCGCCGCCGGTATTCAAGAAGCCGTCTCGGTTGCCGGGGGCCAGACCTTCCGGCGCTCGACGCGATCCCGACGTCCGCCAATACACCGCATACTCCACTTGAACATAGCCGCGCGAACGACTCTGGAAGTAGATATCCCCGGCGTCCACCTGTACGGCACTACTGTTGACAAGCACGCGGGCCGATTGAGAAGCCGCGACTCCCGTCGAATAGTACCAGTTGTCGGGGGCTGCCCGCGCCACGTCAATGGTACACTGGAAAATATGCAACTGCCCTTCATTGGCATTGAACACGCCGCAGGGCTGTTGGTTGTAGCTGCGGGAGGTCACTACACAATCCCACATCTCCCAGAGATCGAGCAGTCCGGGGCCTCCTCGCTCATCGAAGTACACTCCCACCACGTCGCCCGGCCCAATGACTTCAACAACGTTCCCCCGCAAACAGATGTTGTTGACTCGATTCACTTTCAAGCCGATCGTATAGCGGTACGGTGGAAAAGGACCGCTGCGGGTCGGGACGTCCGCTACGACCATGTTATTGCAGAAGCGATTCCCTTCACTACTGCTGCAGCCATTGGCGAGGTTATCGTTCAACCCATTCACATAGACCGTGTTGCAGAGCAAACCCGTCGAGAAAAACCGGCAACTGTCCGCCCGCAACCGTCCGCCATAGGCATACAAACACGATTTCTCCGCCCGGAAATTGCACTTGAACAGGTTCACTCGAGCATCCGACATGACGATGACCGAATCCGCCAGCGGACTTTCTTCGTCCATGAGCACATACGTTAGCCGCCGGACGTCGTAGCCGTTCTCCTCAAATCGGAAGCCGGCCCAGCCGCGGGGCGTATTAAGGCGGATTGGCTGTCGCTCAGTACCCGTCGCTTCAAATGACCCGTAAATTGTAAACGGAGCCGTCACTTCGAAGGTGATTACGACTCCGCTGTCAATTACCAGTCCCGATCCTTCAGGTACCCAGATCGGTCCCTCCACAACCACCACCGTGCCATTGGGCCAGAATCCCGATACCTCGCCTCCCTTGATACGCAACACTCCCGCCTCAGCCGTGAGGCCGAGAACAAGAAAGATCAGCATAAATAATGCGACCCTGCTGCGCATCGAAACTCCTTCTGCGACATGCTGGAATGGGGTGGAAACACCCCTCCAATATACCACAGAAAATATACGGCGCATCTGCTGCAAAGTCAAGCAAAAATTGAACCTGACTCGCAGTCAAGCCCCCACCTCAATCCGCCGGACTAGCGGACAGTAAGCCTAATATTTCCCTATGCTCAGGAAAACGCCCCGATCGCAGCTTAGAGAAGACGAGCCGATTGCCTAACTTGATCTCAAATGCTCCCCCTGATGATTCCACCAGTTCTGGCTTTTCAATTCCATGTTTTTCAAGAAAATCGGCCAAACTGGCCGCTTTTGGGAAATAATTTCAACTGACACAGTACTCGATGGTAATCTTCTCCACCAGACCCTCCTTCCGAATTTGTTATTTCTATTTGAATTGTACGTGATTCTCCAAGGAATGACTGGATTTCCTCCCACACGCCTCTCTTTTTTGCACACTCCACCTTCACGGATTCCAGCCGAATCCTAACCGCGATTCCGTGCGAGCGTCACTGTTAGATTCGTCAATCCAAGCAATCCCGCCATACACACCTAAGCCGGGAAGAATCTCCAATGATGCGTCAATGCCCACCCTTGTGGTCTGTTCGAATCGGCCGTCCAGAAACGGATATTCTCTGTCATTTCCCTTGTAGTTCGCCGCGTAGATGTCACCGCCGACATTGACACTATCTGAAGGATTCGCTCCGTGGTTCTGTCGCGAAACCTTGATCGTGATCGTAACCGGATAGAACGTCCCCCGCAGTGCCGCATTCAGGAATTCGCTGTTGGGTTCGAGCGTGTAGCCCAGCGGCGACGTCCAATGTGTGTATGTGTTGACTGCAAAGAAGTGCGAATAGACGAACGGCCGGATGTTGGTGTGCTCCAGCGTCGCGTCGAAGTTCCGCCAGAACGGCCTCGGTACGGCTACCTGCGTCCCGACAGTATAGG
Encoded here:
- a CDS encoding sigma 54-interacting transcriptional regulator, whose product is MLPREQLHALFEISQVLNTIVDIDRLLERVMDVALQTVDAERGFLVLHEDDTSDKLIVRTARNIEPDAALSISDISHSIVQEAMQSQQGVLTVDAQADPRFSGSESVIFKQIHAVMSVPFVLRGKILGAIYLDSRTRRSGFTDDSLGFLRAFSNLAAIAIENARLMEGLRDENYQLRSEVQRTYHFREIIGTSPKMQQVFEMLGKIIHSDISVLLEGESGTGKELVARALHYNGHRRDKPFIAQFCGNLSETLLESELFGHKRGSFTGAVSDKRGLLDVANGGTFFLDEVADIPVSVQTKLLRVLQEGEFRRVGDTENRKVDVRIVSATNKSLAREVEKGSFREDLFYRLNVITIHMPPLRERFGDIPLLVQHFLNKHATKTSERVKRITLEAMRILENYHWPGNVRELENAVERAIVLAEDRDISPNELIIPRVAKPLAAAKSLKEYERDLVLKTLEEMKGNKTHTAEALGVSLRWLHYKLAEWKIGR
- a CDS encoding Rdx family protein produces the protein MADFLEKHGIEKPELVESSGGAFEIKLGNRLVFSKLRSGRFPEHREILGLLSASPAD